From a region of the Pontixanthobacter gangjinensis genome:
- the yidC gene encoding membrane protein insertase YidC → MDNQRNFLLFVVLCGLILVGWNGAMNWFYPQPTEVAQTIEVSSATDAEPATVAKTREGGLTDPAAIAQEEADLETSLVAAERVKISAPEVTGSINPVGARIDDITLTTHREEVDKDSGPVRIFSPAGTPAQQYAQFTWVGEGVKVPTNATVWQAEGGPLSPTAPVTLTYDNGEGQLFTILLTIDDHYMITAEQTIANTSAGPIVVNARAGIVRTSNTASLDTWNVHSGPIGNFGEAVQFGPDYDDLAEDASEGTTEGRAAWLGFTDIYWLSALIPQEKSDVATDFRSLGNDLFVARMTYQPVTVAAGKQVTRTTQLFAGAKETQVLDMYEEAGVSKFGKAIDWGWFSMIAWPIWWLLTHLFALVGNFGVAIILMTFLIRLVLFPIAQKQFASMAAMKAIQPKMKAIQERYKDDKQEQQKKIMALYKEEKVNPLAGCMPILIQIPIFFALYKTLILAIEMRHQPFVLWLKDLSAPDPAHILNLFGALPFEVPALIAIGPLAVLLGITMWLTFRMNPTAMDPMQKQIFAIMPWMLMFVMAGFASGLLLYWVTNNVLTLAQQTYLYSRHPQLKAAAEKEKADKELTDARDAKGKA, encoded by the coding sequence TTGGATAATCAGCGTAATTTTCTGCTCTTCGTCGTGTTATGCGGCCTGATTCTGGTCGGATGGAACGGGGCCATGAACTGGTTCTATCCCCAACCGACCGAGGTAGCCCAAACAATCGAAGTTTCTTCAGCAACCGACGCAGAACCGGCAACGGTCGCCAAGACCCGCGAAGGAGGCCTGACCGATCCCGCCGCAATCGCTCAGGAAGAAGCTGATCTGGAAACAAGTTTGGTGGCTGCCGAACGGGTGAAAATCTCAGCGCCCGAAGTCACGGGCTCAATCAACCCGGTTGGCGCGCGGATCGATGATATTACGCTGACCACACACCGCGAAGAAGTGGACAAGGATAGCGGCCCGGTCCGGATATTCTCCCCCGCAGGCACTCCGGCGCAGCAATATGCGCAGTTCACTTGGGTGGGCGAAGGTGTGAAGGTCCCTACCAATGCAACTGTTTGGCAGGCTGAAGGCGGTCCGCTGTCTCCCACCGCGCCGGTAACGCTGACTTATGACAATGGCGAAGGCCAGTTGTTCACCATTCTGCTCACGATTGATGATCACTATATGATCACTGCCGAGCAGACGATTGCCAACACCAGCGCGGGACCGATCGTGGTCAATGCCCGTGCTGGCATCGTCCGCACGAGCAACACCGCCAGCCTTGATACATGGAATGTCCACTCCGGCCCGATTGGTAATTTTGGCGAAGCGGTGCAGTTCGGTCCCGATTATGACGATTTGGCGGAGGACGCATCAGAAGGCACAACCGAAGGCCGCGCGGCGTGGCTGGGCTTTACTGATATCTACTGGTTGTCGGCGTTGATCCCGCAAGAGAAAAGCGACGTTGCCACCGATTTCCGCTCGCTTGGCAATGATCTGTTCGTCGCCCGGATGACCTATCAGCCGGTGACTGTTGCTGCTGGCAAGCAAGTCACTCGCACCACCCAATTGTTCGCCGGTGCAAAAGAAACCCAAGTCCTCGACATGTATGAGGAAGCTGGCGTTTCCAAATTCGGCAAGGCAATCGATTGGGGCTGGTTCTCGATGATTGCATGGCCGATCTGGTGGTTGCTGACGCATCTGTTTGCCTTGGTCGGCAACTTTGGTGTCGCGATTATCCTGATGACCTTCCTGATCCGGCTCGTGCTGTTCCCCATCGCGCAAAAACAATTCGCATCGATGGCGGCGATGAAGGCGATCCAGCCAAAGATGAAGGCGATTCAGGAACGCTACAAAGATGATAAGCAGGAACAGCAAAAGAAGATCATGGCGCTGTATAAGGAGGAGAAGGTCAATCCGCTCGCGGGTTGTATGCCGATCCTGATCCAGATCCCAATTTTCTTCGCGCTGTATAAAACGCTGATTCTGGCAATTGAAATGCGCCACCAGCCATTCGTGCTGTGGCTGAAGGATTTGTCCGCGCCCGATCCCGCGCATATCCTCAACCTGTTCGGGGCCTTGCCGTTTGAAGTGCCTGCGCTGATCGCGATCGGCCCGCTCGCTGTACTGCTGGGTATCACTATGTGGCTGACATTCCGCATGAACCCGACTGCGATGGACCCGATGCAGAAGCAAATCTTTGCGATCATGCCATGGATGCTGATGTTTGTGATGGCCGGGTTCGCCTCGGGCCTGCTGCTTTACTGGGTCACTAACAACGTGCTCACTCTGGCACAGCAAACCTATCTCTATTCGCGTCACCCGCAATTGAAAGCGGCGGCGGAGAAAGAGAAGGCGGATAAGGAACTCACCGACGCGCGTGATGCCAAGGGTAAAGCATGA
- the rnpA gene encoding ribonuclease P protein component translates to MTNSSSPSKPTVISQRRDFLAANSGLRVARPGFVLLARPNGELGKRYGITITKRIGNAVVRNRMKRRFRELLWDALPGEGLPNHDHILIGREGGVERDFAAMRAELSGALRRAAEGKGDPPRRRGSNRPRKGNRR, encoded by the coding sequence GTGACCAACTCTTCAAGCCCCTCCAAACCCACTGTCATTTCGCAGCGCCGCGATTTTCTTGCGGCCAATTCGGGTTTGCGCGTGGCACGGCCCGGCTTTGTACTGCTGGCGCGGCCCAATGGTGAATTGGGCAAGCGTTACGGCATCACCATCACCAAACGAATCGGTAATGCAGTTGTCCGCAATCGGATGAAGCGGCGCTTTCGTGAATTGTTATGGGATGCGTTGCCCGGTGAAGGTTTGCCCAATCACGATCACATACTGATTGGCCGCGAAGGCGGCGTTGAGCGGGATTTTGCCGCCATGCGCGCCGAATTATCCGGCGCGCTTCGCCGCGCTGCCGAGGGTAAGGGCGACCCACCGCGCAGGCGTGGCTCCAATCGACCAAGGAAGGGTAACCGCCGATGA
- a CDS encoding alpha/beta hydrolase, with translation MRIVIALLIALTTLFAAPLAAQVLSVETYVEEWDNAQQKWVRIEDGAHRLATGPAAAPRAQAAAAIASYGPFRVIDQGYAELVGVTNRASPADFAEMLSAHPDIKVLSLVEAPGTDDDRANMRVGRMIRAAGIATYVPRGGSVRSGAVELFLAGADWRIDDGAEFAVHSWIDGQGRQPQDFALNAGPNRMYLDYYREMGMGVSRAKAFYAMTNSVGFRDAKWLNARDMRGWLGLEAPVEGAAPAAIADADYAIPVQTKLEAAPLMAYLDLDALLP, from the coding sequence ATGCGCATCGTCATTGCTCTTCTCATTGCACTTACAACTCTGTTTGCCGCCCCCCTCGCGGCTCAGGTGTTGTCGGTTGAGACCTACGTTGAGGAATGGGATAATGCGCAGCAGAAGTGGGTGCGTATCGAGGATGGTGCGCACCGGCTGGCAACCGGACCAGCTGCAGCGCCGCGAGCGCAGGCTGCCGCAGCGATTGCCAGCTACGGCCCGTTCCGCGTAATTGACCAGGGTTACGCGGAATTGGTCGGGGTCACCAACCGCGCATCACCAGCCGATTTCGCCGAAATGCTCAGCGCCCATCCAGACATAAAAGTGCTCAGCCTCGTGGAGGCGCCTGGCACCGATGATGACCGTGCCAATATGCGCGTAGGCCGGATGATCCGAGCGGCTGGCATTGCAACCTATGTCCCGCGCGGCGGTTCTGTGCGTTCGGGCGCGGTGGAGTTGTTTCTTGCAGGCGCCGACTGGCGAATCGATGATGGCGCAGAATTTGCGGTTCATTCATGGATTGATGGGCAAGGCCGCCAGCCACAGGATTTTGCATTGAATGCTGGCCCCAACCGGATGTATCTCGATTACTACCGTGAGATGGGTATGGGCGTGTCACGGGCGAAGGCTTTCTACGCCATGACCAATTCGGTTGGCTTCCGCGACGCCAAATGGTTGAACGCGCGGGATATGCGCGGCTGGCTGGGTTTGGAGGCTCCTGTAGAAGGCGCGGCACCGGCCGCGATTGCTGACGCGGATTATGCCATTCCTGTGCAGACGAAATTAGAAGCCGCGCCGCTCATGGCATATCTTGACTTGGACGCTTTGCTGCCTTAA
- the rpmH gene encoding 50S ribosomal protein L34 translates to MKRTFQPSNLVRARRHGFFARKATVGGRKILRARRARGRKKLSA, encoded by the coding sequence ATGAAGCGTACATTCCAGCCTAGCAATCTCGTGCGCGCCCGTCGCCACGGTTTCTTCGCCCGCAAGGCAACTGTCGGCGGCCGTAAGATCCTGCGCGCGCGCCGTGCACGTGGCCGTAAAAAGCTTTCTGCCTGA
- the yidD gene encoding membrane protein insertion efficiency factor YidD — protein MRTIFIWIARLWQLGPSRILPPTCRFAPTCSEYAIQALGKYGAIKGGWLALKRILRCHPWGGHGHDPVP, from the coding sequence GTGAGGACTATTTTCATCTGGATTGCCCGGTTGTGGCAGCTTGGTCCGTCGCGGATTTTGCCGCCGACTTGTCGCTTTGCGCCGACGTGCAGCGAATACGCGATTCAGGCACTTGGTAAATACGGTGCAATCAAGGGTGGATGGTTGGCGCTTAAGCGTATATTGCGCTGCCATCCGTGGGGGGGACATGGGCATGATCCGGTTCCCTGA